One [Clostridium] saccharolyticum WM1 DNA segment encodes these proteins:
- a CDS encoding V-type ATP synthase subunit D, which produces MNPNTFPTKGNLILAKSSLALARQGYELMDKKRNILIKELMSLIDEAKGIQSEIDVTFTSAYKALQKANIELGINYVQDIALAVPVDNSVRIKTRSIMGTEIPLVEHDEMPLNLTYAYYSTRESLDEARYQFEKVKKLTVKLSMVENSAYRLANSIKRTQKRANALKNITIPRYETLTKNITNSLEEKDREEFTRLKVIKRNKNGI; this is translated from the coding sequence ATGAATCCCAATACATTTCCCACCAAGGGGAATTTAATCCTCGCGAAAAGCTCTCTGGCCTTAGCCAGACAGGGCTATGAGCTGATGGATAAAAAAAGGAACATCCTCATCAAGGAGCTGATGAGCCTGATTGATGAAGCAAAGGGCATCCAGTCGGAAATCGACGTCACCTTTACCTCCGCCTACAAGGCCCTGCAAAAGGCCAACATCGAGCTGGGAATCAACTATGTACAGGACATTGCCCTGGCTGTTCCTGTGGACAATTCGGTACGCATCAAAACCAGAAGCATCATGGGAACAGAGATTCCTCTGGTTGAGCATGATGAAATGCCCTTAAACCTGACCTATGCCTATTACAGCACCAGGGAATCCCTGGATGAAGCCCGTTACCAGTTTGAAAAGGTAAAGAAGCTGACGGTAAAGCTTTCCATGGTAGAGAACTCCGCCTACCGTCTGGCAAACAGCATTAAAAGGACGCAGAAACGGGCCAATGCCTTAAAGAACATTACCATACCCAGGTATGAGACCCTGACAAAGAATATTACCAATTCACTGGAAGAAAAGGACAGGGAGGAGTTTACTAGGCTTAAGGTGATCAAGAGGAATAAGAATGGAATTTAG
- a CDS encoding V-type ATP synthase subunit B — protein sequence MAIEYLGLSAINGPLVVLEGVQNAAFDEIVEMTVEKKTKKLGRIIEVYEDKAIIQVFEGTDGLALRNVHTRLTGHPMELAVSEDMLGRTFNGIGEPIDGLGDISSDIRLDINGKPLNPVTREYPRDYIRTGISAIDGLMTLIRGQKLPIFSGNGLPHDELAAQIVQQASLGDDSLSSEQFAVVFAAMGVKYDVADFFRRTFEESGVSDHVAMFINLANDPVVERLITPKVALTLAEYLAFEKGMHILVILTDMTAYAEALREVSSSKGEIPSRKGYPGYLYSELASLYERAGIVKDRHGSVTQIPILTMPNDDITHPIPDLTGYITEGQIVLDRSLYGQSVYPPINVLPSLSRLMKDGIGEGYTRADHQGLANQLFSCYAKVGDARALASVIGEDELSPIDKKYLIFGKEFENRFVGQGNHANRNIIETLTIGWELLGLLPRAELDRIDTKVLDQYYKPTTLGGWSE from the coding sequence ATGGCTATCGAATATTTAGGACTAAGTGCAATCAACGGTCCCCTGGTGGTTTTGGAAGGCGTCCAGAATGCTGCTTTCGACGAAATCGTGGAAATGACCGTAGAAAAAAAGACAAAGAAACTGGGACGCATCATTGAAGTTTACGAGGATAAGGCCATCATCCAGGTATTTGAGGGGACTGATGGGCTGGCCTTAAGGAATGTTCATACCCGCCTTACGGGACATCCTATGGAACTTGCCGTGTCGGAAGACATGCTGGGACGTACCTTTAACGGCATCGGTGAGCCCATAGACGGACTTGGAGACATCAGCTCCGACATCCGTCTGGATATTAACGGAAAGCCTTTAAATCCCGTTACCAGGGAATACCCAAGGGATTATATCCGCACCGGGATCTCAGCCATTGACGGGCTGATGACCCTGATCCGGGGACAAAAGCTTCCTATCTTCTCAGGAAACGGCCTTCCCCATGATGAACTGGCTGCCCAGATCGTACAGCAGGCCTCCTTAGGGGATGATTCCCTTTCCAGTGAACAATTTGCTGTGGTATTTGCTGCCATGGGGGTGAAATACGATGTGGCGGACTTCTTCCGCCGTACCTTTGAGGAAAGCGGCGTTTCCGACCATGTCGCCATGTTCATCAATCTGGCTAACGATCCGGTAGTGGAACGTCTGATTACACCTAAGGTAGCCCTGACCCTGGCAGAATACTTGGCTTTTGAAAAGGGAATGCACATACTGGTGATTTTGACCGATATGACCGCCTATGCGGAGGCTCTTCGTGAGGTTTCCTCTTCAAAGGGTGAAATCCCTTCCAGAAAGGGTTATCCCGGCTATTTATACAGCGAGCTGGCTTCCCTTTACGAACGGGCCGGCATTGTAAAGGACCGCCATGGTTCCGTGACCCAGATTCCCATTCTGACTATGCCTAACGACGACATCACCCATCCCATTCCGGACCTTACGGGATACATTACGGAAGGCCAGATCGTTCTGGACCGCAGTTTATACGGCCAGTCGGTTTATCCGCCGATTAACGTCCTTCCTTCCTTAAGCCGTCTGATGAAGGACGGCATTGGAGAAGGTTATACAAGAGCCGATCATCAAGGGCTTGCAAACCAGCTGTTCTCCTGCTACGCAAAGGTTGGAGACGCCAGAGCCCTGGCATCGGTCATCGGTGAGGATGAACTGTCTCCCATTGATAAAAAATATCTGATATTCGGAAAAGAATTTGAAAACCGGTTTGTGGGACAGGGAAACCATGCCAACCGGAACATCATAGAAACCCTTACCATTGGCTGGGAGCTTTTAGGACTTCTTCCAAGAGCCGAGCTGGACCGTATCGACACCAAGGTCTTAGACCAGTATTACAAGCCAACCACCCTTGGCGGATGGTCAGAATAG
- a CDS encoding SH3 domain-containing protein: MGTTDNSFLIRIQQGLRETDRLMSQKQYNMAMIKARQTLEYMVNYLGERALIVEGDLADSIDQLFEGRFISQSAKDHYHRIRVLGNKAVHEGDDSPYDANEAVQLLSQEVNAFVNSANRGSQGNTPIHKRPADARTVSPASRNHPQRSNALRNESHGTGNIRSTGARSAPLRTQEHAGGTRNNGARPEGQRPGQRPGQRPPQRNVSRNGQRPASHSRSRRRSKKNGFDAYGLLKPALIFLVLLVLVLIIVKLIPGKDSKKDPTVPATSAEVTTEAPTSAEIPTTSQEPETEAPKIYTTKSKLNVRSEPSTTGAKLGSLASGTIVDYVKTYDDKWTVIMFEGTEAYVATEFLTVSEGGAETGKGESTTAAEGTTAASP, translated from the coding sequence ATGGGAACTACAGACAACAGTTTCTTGATCAGAATCCAGCAGGGTCTAAGGGAAACGGATAGGCTCATGAGCCAGAAGCAGTATAACATGGCTATGATCAAAGCCCGGCAGACCCTGGAATATATGGTAAATTATCTTGGAGAGAGGGCTTTGATTGTGGAGGGCGACCTGGCTGACAGCATCGACCAGTTATTTGAAGGGCGCTTTATTTCCCAGTCTGCCAAAGACCACTATCACAGGATCCGGGTACTGGGAAATAAAGCAGTTCACGAAGGCGATGACAGCCCTTATGATGCCAATGAAGCCGTTCAGCTTCTGTCTCAGGAAGTCAATGCCTTTGTAAACTCTGCAAATAGAGGAAGCCAGGGGAACACCCCCATTCATAAGCGGCCAGCAGACGCAAGGACCGTATCCCCTGCATCCAGGAATCATCCCCAGAGAAGCAATGCTTTAAGGAATGAATCCCATGGGACAGGGAATATAAGAAGCACCGGGGCAAGGTCTGCGCCGTTAAGAACTCAGGAACATGCCGGCGGAACAAGAAATAACGGGGCAAGACCGGAAGGCCAGCGGCCTGGGCAACGGCCTGGACAAAGACCGCCCCAGAGGAATGTCTCCAGAAACGGCCAAAGGCCTGCTTCCCACAGCAGAAGCAGGCGGCGCTCCAAAAAGAACGGCTTTGACGCCTATGGGCTGCTGAAGCCGGCCCTTATTTTCCTGGTCCTTCTGGTGCTTGTCCTGATCATTGTGAAGCTGATTCCTGGAAAAGATTCAAAGAAGGATCCCACCGTACCTGCTACCTCTGCAGAGGTCACTACTGAAGCTCCAACAAGTGCGGAAATACCTACTACGTCTCAAGAGCCGGAGACAGAAGCGCCTAAGATTTACACTACCAAGAGCAAACTTAATGTCCGTTCCGAACCTTCCACCACCGGAGCCAAGCTTGGAAGTCTTGCTTCCGGTACAATCGTGGACTATGTAAAAACCTATGATGACAAGTGGACGGTCATCATGTTTGAAGGAACCGAAGCTTATGTTGCCACCGAATTCCTGACCGTATCGGAAGGCGGGGCTGAAACCGGCAAAGGAGAATCCACCACTGCAGCCGAGGGAACCACAGCCGCCAGCCCGTAA
- a CDS encoding V-type ATP synthase subunit A: MTNTGTISGINGPVIYLKGDSGFRMNEMVYVGRDHLVGEVIGLTDRRTIVQVYEETSGLKPGETVTSSGFPVSVTLAPGILNNIFDGIERPLSEISKTGGAYIDRGIHVDSLDNAKLWNTHITVKKGDHLFPGAIIAEVPETPAIVHKVMIPPDMEGYVLDVVEDGDYTISDPLLTLQLTDGSETKITMTQKWPIRVPRPILKRYPAGKPLITGQRIIDTLFPLAKGGTACIPGGFGTGKTMTQHQIAKWSDADIIIYIGCGERGNEMTQVLEEFSELIDPRSGNPLMDRTTLIANTSNMPVAAREASLYSGLTLAEYYRDMGYHVAIMADSTSRWAEALRELSGRLEEMPAEEGFPAYLASRLSAFYERAGMMQNMNGTEGSVTIIGAVSPQGGDFSEPVTQNTKRFVRCFWGLDRNLANERHFPAIHWLSSYSEYLTDLAPWYVENVDKKFVDYRNRLVFLLTQESSLMEIVKLIGGDMLPDDQKLILEISKVIRIGFLQQNAFHKEDTCVPMEKQFRMMDLILYLYKKSRSLVSMGMPMSVLKEDPIFDKIISIKYDVPNDRLDMFDDYKKQVDAFYDSVIERNA; this comes from the coding sequence ATGACTAATACAGGCACTATTTCCGGTATCAACGGCCCTGTGATCTATTTAAAGGGCGATTCCGGATTCCGAATGAATGAAATGGTCTATGTGGGCAGAGACCACCTGGTAGGTGAGGTCATCGGCCTTACGGACCGCCGCACCATTGTCCAGGTGTATGAGGAAACCAGCGGCCTAAAGCCGGGAGAAACCGTCACTTCCTCCGGCTTTCCCGTATCCGTCACACTGGCTCCCGGTATTTTAAATAACATCTTTGACGGGATCGAACGTCCTTTAAGTGAGATTTCAAAGACCGGAGGAGCATACATTGACCGGGGCATTCATGTGGATTCCCTTGACAACGCAAAGCTCTGGAATACCCACATAACCGTAAAAAAGGGAGATCACTTATTCCCCGGAGCTATCATTGCAGAGGTTCCTGAAACTCCTGCCATTGTCCATAAGGTCATGATTCCTCCCGATATGGAAGGTTATGTCCTTGATGTTGTGGAAGATGGTGATTATACCATTTCTGATCCCCTGCTGACTCTCCAGCTGACTGACGGATCTGAAACCAAGATCACCATGACCCAGAAATGGCCCATTCGTGTTCCGAGGCCCATATTAAAGAGATATCCGGCAGGAAAGCCACTGATCACCGGACAGCGAATCATTGATACCCTGTTCCCGCTTGCAAAGGGAGGCACCGCCTGTATACCCGGGGGCTTTGGTACAGGAAAAACCATGACCCAGCATCAGATCGCCAAATGGTCTGATGCGGATATTATTATTTATATCGGATGCGGGGAACGGGGCAACGAGATGACCCAGGTGCTTGAGGAATTCTCTGAACTCATTGACCCCCGCTCCGGAAATCCACTGATGGACCGGACCACCCTCATCGCCAATACCTCCAACATGCCCGTAGCCGCCCGGGAAGCCAGTCTTTATTCGGGACTGACCCTGGCGGAATATTACCGGGATATGGGATATCATGTGGCAATCATGGCAGACTCCACCTCCCGTTGGGCGGAAGCCTTAAGGGAGCTGTCCGGACGTCTGGAAGAAATGCCTGCGGAGGAAGGCTTCCCGGCTTATCTGGCTTCCCGTTTATCGGCTTTCTATGAAAGAGCCGGAATGATGCAGAACATGAACGGAACCGAAGGCTCGGTCACTATCATCGGAGCCGTATCTCCTCAGGGAGGCGATTTCTCTGAACCTGTGACCCAGAACACCAAGCGTTTTGTGCGCTGCTTCTGGGGCCTGGACCGGAACTTGGCAAACGAACGTCATTTCCCGGCCATCCACTGGCTCAGCAGCTATTCTGAATATTTGACGGACCTAGCGCCCTGGTATGTGGAAAACGTGGATAAGAAATTTGTAGACTACAGAAACCGCCTTGTCTTTCTTCTGACCCAGGAAAGCAGCCTTATGGAGATCGTAAAGCTTATCGGCGGAGACATGCTGCCGGATGACCAGAAGCTGATACTGGAAATTTCCAAGGTCATCCGGATCGGTTTTTTGCAGCAGAACGCATTCCATAAAGAAGATACCTGCGTTCCAATGGAAAAGCAGTTTCGTATGATGGACTTAATCCTTTATTTATACAAGAAATCCCGTTCCCTGGTTTCCATGGGTATGCCTATGTCTGTATTAAAGGAAGATCCAATTTTCGATAAGATCATTTCCATTAAATATGATGTACCTAACGACAGACTTGATATGTTTGATGACTACAAAAAGCAGGTAGATGCTTTCTATGATTCCGTCATCGAACGCAACGCATAG
- a CDS encoding V-type ATP synthase subunit I: MIEKMKFLSITGPKEDIDRVIDTYLSKYEIHLENALSELKTVKDLRPYIETNPYKDAYQRATELAELLPPGNQANNRKYFSIEKAAGIVAEVGEKVKDLAAKEEALLAEQNSFRQSLDRILPFTGLNYDLSSILHFKYIKFRFGRITHEYYNKFESYVYDTIDTVLYKCREDDQYVWLVYFAPETISNQIDAIYASMHFERFFLPDEYEGTPLDAIHYLEDKINTLQADINSIRKQMSGLLSARQDDLSGALNRLEIFSTNFNVRKLAACTKQNVNTFYIICGWMSNRDAAAFQKEISDDKKTFCFMEDDHNNIMSKPPTKLHNPKLFKPFEMFIQMYGLPAYNEIDPTILIGITYSFLFGFMFGDVGQGMCLLLGGFLLYRLKKMNLAAIISCCGFFSTIFGFLFGSFFGFENIIHAVWLRPMEHMTNLPFIGKLNTVFIVAVSIGMGIILMTMVLNIINSIRFHDPERTLFDTNGTAGLVFYASLVLTIVLYMTGNSIPAAMLLVIMFVIPLVVMFFKEPLTNLVEKKAQIMPKEKGMFVVQGFFELFEVLLSYFSNTLSFVRVGAFAVSHAAMMEVVLMLSGAEAGTPNWLVVILGNLFVCGMEGLIVGIQVLRLEYYELFSRFYRGTGRAFKPYGKKN; this comes from the coding sequence GTGATAGAAAAGATGAAATTCTTAAGTATCACCGGACCCAAGGAGGATATTGACCGGGTCATCGACACCTATTTATCCAAATATGAAATCCATTTGGAAAATGCCCTGTCGGAATTAAAAACAGTAAAGGACTTAAGACCTTATATTGAAACCAATCCATACAAGGACGCATACCAGCGTGCCACAGAACTGGCGGAATTACTTCCGCCGGGCAATCAGGCAAACAACAGGAAGTATTTTTCTATTGAGAAGGCCGCTGGAATCGTTGCAGAGGTGGGAGAAAAGGTAAAGGATCTTGCGGCTAAGGAGGAAGCCCTTTTGGCTGAGCAAAACTCTTTCCGCCAGTCCCTGGACCGGATCCTTCCATTTACAGGACTTAATTATGATTTAAGCTCCATCCTTCATTTTAAGTACATTAAATTCCGTTTTGGGCGTATTACACATGAGTATTACAATAAATTTGAGAGTTACGTCTATGATACCATTGATACCGTCCTTTATAAATGCAGGGAAGATGACCAGTATGTCTGGCTGGTTTATTTTGCTCCGGAAACCATCTCAAACCAGATTGATGCGATTTACGCTTCCATGCATTTTGAACGCTTCTTTTTGCCGGATGAGTATGAGGGTACGCCTTTGGATGCCATTCATTATCTGGAAGATAAAATCAATACCCTCCAGGCAGATATAAACAGCATCCGCAAGCAGATGTCCGGTCTGCTGTCTGCAAGGCAGGATGACTTATCAGGAGCATTAAACAGGCTGGAAATTTTCTCCACAAATTTTAACGTGAGGAAACTGGCCGCCTGTACAAAGCAAAATGTAAACACCTTTTATATTATCTGCGGCTGGATGAGCAACCGGGATGCCGCGGCCTTTCAGAAGGAAATTTCTGATGATAAAAAAACCTTCTGCTTTATGGAGGATGACCATAACAACATTATGAGCAAGCCTCCTACCAAGCTTCATAATCCGAAGCTATTTAAGCCCTTTGAGATGTTCATACAGATGTATGGCCTGCCGGCATACAATGAGATCGATCCCACCATATTGATCGGTATCACCTATTCCTTCCTCTTTGGCTTTATGTTCGGGGATGTAGGGCAGGGGATGTGCCTTCTCCTTGGAGGATTCCTCCTATACCGGCTGAAAAAGATGAATCTGGCTGCCATTATATCCTGCTGCGGCTTTTTTTCAACTATTTTCGGATTTCTGTTCGGAAGCTTTTTCGGGTTTGAAAATATCATTCACGCCGTATGGCTCCGTCCTATGGAGCACATGACCAATCTGCCCTTTATCGGAAAACTGAATACCGTATTTATCGTAGCGGTTTCCATCGGCATGGGAATTATCCTGATGACCATGGTTTTAAATATCATAAACAGCATCCGCTTCCATGACCCGGAACGGACCCTGTTTGATACAAACGGCACTGCCGGACTTGTATTTTATGCCAGCCTGGTGCTCACCATCGTCCTTTACATGACAGGAAACTCCATTCCCGCCGCCATGCTCCTGGTAATCATGTTTGTCATCCCGCTGGTTGTCATGTTCTTTAAGGAACCCCTCACCAACCTGGTGGAAAAGAAAGCCCAGATCATGCCTAAGGAAAAAGGCATGTTTGTGGTCCAGGGCTTTTTCGAGCTGTTTGAAGTGCTTTTAAGCTACTTTTCCAACACCCTTTCCTTTGTCCGTGTTGGAGCCTTTGCCGTCAGTCACGCAGCCATGATGGAGGTAGTACTCATGTTATCCGGCGCAGAAGCAGGAACTCCCAACTGGCTGGTGGTGATTCTCGGTAACCTATTCGTCTGCGGCATGGAAGGCCTGATTGTTGGAATCCAGGTACTGCGTCTGGAATATTATGAATTATTCAGCCGTTTTTACCGGGGAACCGGACGCGCATTTAAACCATACGGTAAGAAAAATTAA
- a CDS encoding V0D/AC39 family V-type ATPase subunit, whose product MGDLLSYSGITTKVRAMESHLITSSQFREMAALETVSDAVEYLRHLTAYEGLFANLEGVSLHRGAIEQRLILSLYQDFAKLYRFANLTQRKFLDLYFMHFEIGILKKCFRNAMGRNPLDIDLSVFQEFFEKHSRLDLIKLSAAGDLQEFIANLEGSAYYDLLAHLDDADQPSLFDYEVHLDLLYFKTIWKVMGKYLAREEQELLTRCFGSKLDLLNVQWIYRSKKYYHLPPADIYSLLIPINYHLNKDQITKLAEAATLEEFYSVLRTTFYGRKADLEAADMPDLESLTQEILDKIYRSTSRQNPYSIAALNSYLYFKEEEIQKIITLIESVRYRVSPDEIISYVVKK is encoded by the coding sequence ATGGGAGACTTACTATCCTACAGCGGCATTACAACCAAGGTAAGAGCCATGGAGAGCCATCTGATCACCAGCAGCCAGTTTCGCGAGATGGCAGCCCTAGAAACCGTATCTGACGCAGTGGAATATTTAAGGCATCTGACTGCTTATGAGGGGCTGTTTGCAAACCTAGAGGGCGTGTCCCTTCACAGGGGAGCCATTGAACAGCGGCTGATCCTTTCTCTGTATCAGGATTTTGCCAAGCTCTACCGGTTCGCCAATCTGACCCAGCGTAAATTTCTGGACTTATATTTTATGCACTTTGAAATCGGTATCCTGAAGAAATGCTTCCGCAATGCAATGGGGCGGAACCCACTGGATATCGATCTCTCTGTATTTCAGGAGTTTTTTGAGAAGCATTCGCGGCTGGATTTAATAAAACTGTCGGCCGCCGGGGATCTGCAGGAGTTTATCGCAAACCTGGAAGGTTCGGCCTATTATGACCTTCTGGCACACTTAGACGATGCCGACCAGCCTTCCTTGTTTGATTATGAGGTTCACCTGGATTTGCTATACTTCAAAACCATATGGAAGGTCATGGGCAAATATCTTGCCCGGGAGGAACAGGAGCTTCTTACCCGTTGCTTTGGAAGCAAGCTGGATCTGCTCAATGTCCAGTGGATCTACCGTTCCAAAAAATATTACCATTTACCTCCTGCCGATATTTATTCCCTTCTCATCCCTATTAATTACCATTTGAATAAGGATCAGATTACGAAATTGGCAGAGGCTGCCACACTGGAAGAGTTCTATTCTGTTCTTAGGACCACCTTTTACGGACGGAAAGCAGATCTGGAAGCCGCGGACATGCCGGACTTAGAAAGTCTGACTCAGGAAATACTGGACAAAATATACCGTTCCACCAGCAGGCAGAATCCATATTCCATTGCTGCGCTCAATTCCTATCTTTACTTTAAGGAGGAAGAAATTCAAAAGATTATCACCCTCATAGAGAGCGTCCGGTACCGTGTAAGTCCGGATGAAATCATCTCCTATGTGGTAAAAAAATAA
- a CDS encoding RNA polymerase sigma factor has protein sequence MMEEKRALVENMINGSEAAFDELYRSYSGKLYRMAYFITGNQSDSEDILQETFVKCYLYKSKLKQAERFEPWMYQILVRTAWRLERKKKGRAEISFEGILENEEDKKSAEHIREDKQTDGPLESVLEAETAKEIQAALSHLDMKYRTVVLLYYYNELSTREIAQITGAMEGTVKSRLHKARKLLKDLLKADGAEKTEMERGFCHG, from the coding sequence ATGATGGAAGAAAAAAGGGCTTTGGTAGAGAACATGATCAATGGCAGCGAAGCAGCATTTGACGAACTATACCGTTCCTATTCCGGAAAGCTGTACCGTATGGCGTATTTTATTACCGGCAACCAAAGTGACAGTGAGGACATTTTGCAGGAGACATTTGTAAAATGCTATCTCTACAAGTCAAAATTAAAGCAAGCAGAACGTTTTGAGCCGTGGATGTATCAGATCCTGGTCCGAACCGCATGGAGGCTGGAACGAAAGAAAAAAGGGAGAGCCGAGATCTCTTTCGAAGGCATTTTGGAAAATGAGGAGGATAAAAAGAGCGCGGAACACATCCGGGAGGATAAACAAACAGACGGGCCATTGGAATCTGTTTTAGAGGCAGAAACAGCAAAGGAAATCCAGGCAGCACTCAGCCATCTGGATATGAAATACCGCACAGTGGTACTTCTGTATTATTACAACGAATTAAGCACCAGAGAGATTGCTCAAATTACAGGAGCCATGGAAGGAACGGTAAAATCCCGTCTGCATAAGGCAAGAAAACTGCTTAAGGATTTATTAAAAGCTGACGGCGCTGAAAAAACAGAAATGGAAAGGGGATTTTGTCATGGATGA
- a CDS encoding V-type ATP synthase subunit E, with amino-acid sequence MTTEEKLQHFLEFCMEDARTRSAKMLDEYTAALEQTFSEHQEDAKSRAAREVALESERIEREINKKLSLEQIGMKRVFGKKQDELKDKLFSELRDKLARFMESPEYTRLLEKQIKEAKALAGKEFITIYMDPADEDKVNELSITGGSDIRLSEYSFLGGTRAVIPSRHILIDNSFQTKLAEAKRDFRFDVKDLMGGTDND; translated from the coding sequence TTGACAACTGAGGAAAAATTACAGCATTTCCTGGAATTTTGTATGGAAGATGCCAGAACCCGCAGTGCAAAGATGCTTGATGAATATACGGCAGCCTTAGAGCAGACCTTTTCGGAGCATCAGGAGGATGCCAAAAGCCGGGCCGCCCGGGAAGTGGCTCTGGAAAGTGAACGGATCGAACGGGAAATCAATAAAAAGCTTTCACTGGAACAGATCGGCATGAAGCGGGTCTTTGGTAAGAAACAGGATGAACTGAAAGATAAGCTGTTTTCAGAACTGCGGGACAAACTGGCCAGATTTATGGAATCCCCGGAATATACCAGGCTTTTGGAAAAACAGATAAAGGAAGCCAAGGCACTGGCAGGAAAAGAATTCATTACGATTTATATGGATCCTGCGGATGAAGATAAGGTCAACGAACTGTCAATTACAGGCGGCTCTGATATCCGGTTAAGTGAATATTCCTTTCTGGGCGGAACCAGGGCCGTTATCCCTTCCAGGCATATTTTAATAGACAATTCCTTTCAAACCAAGCTGGCGGAGGCAAAACGGGACTTCCGCTTTGATGTAAAGGATCTGATGGGAGGTACGGACAATGACTAA
- a CDS encoding V-type ATP synthase subunit F codes for MKMYLISDNVDTWTGMRLAGVEGAVVHEKAELKRELDKVLADKEIGIILLTEKFGKEFPDIINDVKLNRKLPLIVEIPDRHGTGRKPNFITDYVNEAIGLKL; via the coding sequence ATGAAAATGTATTTGATCAGCGACAACGTGGACACCTGGACCGGCATGAGGCTGGCCGGAGTAGAGGGTGCTGTCGTACATGAAAAGGCGGAACTGAAACGCGAACTGGATAAAGTCCTGGCCGATAAGGAAATCGGGATCATTCTTTTGACGGAGAAATTCGGAAAAGAGTTTCCGGATATCATCAATGATGTAAAGCTGAACCGCAAGCTCCCATTGATTGTAGAGATCCCTGACCGCCATGGAACCGGCCGCAAGCCCAACTTTATCACGGATTACGTGAATGAAGCCATCGGATTAAAACTATAA
- a CDS encoding ATP synthase subunit C, which produces MSTLVKITLAIALTLSIAVPFGAFAMGEKTKGRYKTALGINALLFFGTVIISSVFMFNGQASAAEAAAAGTGSIAGMGYLAAALSTGLACIGGGIAVSAAASAALGAISEDGSILGKSLIFVGLAEGVCLYGLIISFMILGKL; this is translated from the coding sequence ATGTCAACCTTAGTAAAAATTACATTAGCCATCGCTTTAACCTTAAGTATCGCAGTCCCCTTTGGAGCCTTTGCCATGGGCGAAAAAACAAAAGGCCGGTATAAAACCGCACTTGGTATCAACGCACTGTTATTTTTCGGAACTGTCATCATTTCCAGTGTATTTATGTTTAACGGCCAGGCTTCTGCTGCCGAAGCAGCCGCCGCAGGTACGGGAAGCATCGCAGGAATGGGATATCTGGCTGCCGCTCTTTCCACAGGGCTTGCCTGCATCGGCGGGGGTATTGCCGTTTCCGCGGCTGCCAGTGCTGCTTTGGGTGCCATCAGCGAGGATGGATCCATACTTGGTAAATCACTGATCTTCGTTGGGCTCGCCGAAGGTGTTTGTCTGTATGGTCTGATCATTTCTTTCATGATCTTAGGAAAGCTGTAA